AACTGCCCGGCGGCGCCGCCGGGACCAGCACACGCATCGATACGCCCTTTGGGTGGCTGGATGTGAGCGTGCGCTTTGACGAGATCGACTGATTGCCCATATTGACATCCGGGAGAGATTGTGTTATCTACTATATAAACGCAACGGCCAGAAACCGGAAGAAAGCAGAGGATGCGAATGAAAAAATCAGCCAATACCATACGGGCGTGTCATTTCCGCAAACGCAATGGACAGTATATTCTCAACCCCAAGGCGTGTTATTGCTGGCATATCCCCAAAGCGTTGCGCCGCTCCCGCATCAAGCCCGGCGACCTGGTCATGGTCCGTGCTCACGACCATCGGGAGGTGGTGCTGGTGATGGAAGTGTTCCGGGAGGAATTCGAAGAGACCCACCGCACCTATAAACCGGTGTTATGCAAACTAAAGAAAAACTTTTTAGAAAAGTCCAACAAGTAAAAAGAAGGCCATTTCTTCCAGAACAGAAGAAATGGCCTTTGTTTTTGGGCCAGGCACGGTGTGCCAGTCCCAAATTTTCACATTATAAGGTTTTTTCAAAGCCATAGCAGCTTTTTTCAAAGCCGATATGTTCGTAAAATTGGTGGGCTGCCACGCGGGGCAGGCCGGAGTCCAAAATGAGCGCCCGGCAATCGCGCTTTCGCGCGAGCTGTTCGGCGTGGCGCAGCAGCGCGGCGCCGTAGCCCTGACCACGGAAGGCCGGGTCGACAAACAGGCTGGACACATAGCAGGTCGGCCCCTGCATCCAAAAGGTGTCAAAGTAATCGCCGTGGCACATGCCCTGGCAGACGCCCTGGTCTTCGAGGAGAAAGAAGAAGCTGTTCGGGTTGGCCAGCACCCGCCGGTAGACCGCTTCGGTCTGCGCCCGGTCATAGGTGCGGTACGCCCAAAGCTGTCCAATCCAGGCAAACGCGGTGTCAAAATCCGCGAGTGTCGCGTT
The window above is part of the Intestinibacillus sp. Marseille-P6563 genome. Proteins encoded here:
- a CDS encoding DUF5839 family protein is translated as MKKSANTIRACHFRKRNGQYILNPKACYCWHIPKALRRSRIKPGDLVMVRAHDHREVVLVMEVFREEFEETHRTYKPVLCKLKKNFLEKSNK
- a CDS encoding GNAT family N-acetyltransferase, whose protein sequence is MEYRNATLADFDTAFAWIGQLWAYRTYDRAQTEAVYRRVLANPNSFFFLLEDQGVCQGMCHGDYFDTFWMQGPTCYVSSLFVDPAFRGQGYGAALLRHAEQLARKRDCRALILDSGLPRVAAHQFYEHIGFEKSCYGFEKTL